The genomic stretch AcctcggcggcgccggcgccggcgccggagaagtACGTGCCCAAGAGCATCCTCATCACCGGCGCGGCGGGGTTCATCGCGTCTCACGTCGCCAACCGCCTCGTCCGCGACCACCCGTCGTACCGCGTCCTCGCCCTCGACAAGCTCGACTACTGCGCCAGCCTCAGCAACCTCGCCCCGGCCCTCGCCTCCCCCAACTTCCGCTTCGTCCGCGGCGACGTCGCCTCCGccgacctcgtcctccacctcctcctcggcgagcgcgTCGACACCGTCATGCACTTCGCCGCGCAGACCCACGTCGACAACTCCTTCGGCAACTCCCTCGAGTTCACCAAGAACAACGTCATCGCCACCCACGTCCTCCTCGAGGCCTGCCGCCGCGCCGGCCCGGGCGCCGTGCGCCGCTTCGTCCACGTCAGCACCGACGAGGTCTACGGCGAGACGGACAGCGACGCCGCCGTGGGGAACCACGAGGCCTCGCAGCTGCTCCCCACCAACCCCTACTCCGCCACCAAGGCCGCCGCCGAGATGCTCGTCATGGCCTACGCGCGCTCCTACGGCCTCCCGGCCATCACCACGCGCGGCAACAACGTCTACGGCCCGCAGCAGTTCCCGGAGAAGCTCGTCCCCAAGTTCATCCTCCTCGCCATGCGCGGCGGGCCCCTCCCCGTCCACGGCGACGGCTCCCACGCCCGGAGCTACCTCTACTGCGAGGACGTAGCCGAGGCGTTCGACGTTGTGCTTCACCGGGGCCAGATTGGAAGCGTCTACAACATCGGCACCACCAGGGAGCGCCGTGTCATCGACGTCGCGCGCCACATCTGCGGGATGTTCGGCCTCAACCCTGCCGAGGCTATCCGGACCGTGAGCGACCGGCCCTTCAACGACCACAGATACTTCATCGACGACCAGAAGCTCAAGGCGCTCGGGTGGTCGGAGCGCACGCCGTGGGAGGTGGGGATCAAGAAGACGGCGGACTGGTACATCAAACACGGCAACGAATGGTGGGGCGATGTGTCCGGCGCGCTCTTGCCGCACCCGAGGATGCTCACGCCGCAGCAAAGCTTCGACTCGGCCTCCATGACAAACTTTGATTTCAATTAGTCGATCAATACTCCATTTAACTAGGTATGTGCTTAATACTTGTTGCATCCTTGTATTGTTATCAACTACTATATCCAGGTTCAGTTGCAGCGAAATGGCACTTATGTATCTAATGATTCATGAATGAAATTTATAGAAAATACGTACTCCACCGACTTTGCATCCATTTACACAGGTAGATATAGATAAATTTATGCGAAGAAGTATCAGCTGGGTTGCACGGAATGAAGTAGTATCATCACACATTAACAGTAGATACAGATACATTGCATTGGTGGCGTCAAGCCTTAATTATGGGATAAAGTAGATTTTGGGTGTATAGAAATACACTCATTCATGGGAAGTTCTAGTAATATATATAATTTCACAGCTATATAGCTTCAATTTTACTTGAAGGCACATGGTAGAGATAGTTGTGTGCAGATCCATTGTTCACCTTTCAACTGCAATTCAGATAAGAGGAGTAAAGCATTACAATAGAGATATTTAGTTAAAATGTACTGTCTTGTCAAGAGAGCACTTCAACATTATTCTTTGTATGAATTAATGAACATGTGATTGTTTCGAAGAGTTGAGAAAATTCTCGTCAAATTTGCACTAAATGTGACATAATTAATAGATAATAGTGCTACCTACAAAATTGAATTCTCAAATCTATTTGTTATTGAAGAAACAAGTGCAGAATCACTGGAAATCAAATTTGCACTAAGTGTGACATAATTAGTAGATAATACTTCTACCTACAAATTTGAATTCTGAAATCTATTTGTTATTGAAGAAACATATGCAAAATCATTCGAAATAATCAAGAGAGTAAAGAACAACACAGATTGGTAATGCACTACGTAACTGGAGCTCTGTTTCTTTAATCCTGTTTCTAGTCCTAACAGACATAAATTTTATAGAATGCCATCTATCAATTTACGAACTTTACCtctttttacaatttttatgtttTAAATTATTTACATGCATTTCGAAACATCAAGGATGAATTTAACTGAGTATTTATATGTAGATCCGACTCTAATATTCGTTTCTGAACTAGTGTACATATAAATATACTGCATAGAAGAAGAATTTACCTGTGTTGAAAGCTTTTCGATCCTCCTGCTGCTGGTAGTACTGAGGCTGCTGCATGATGTTGAACTGCAGGAAGGTTCTGATATTTTGCTCGTACTCAGTCGACGTGGAAGCCGCCCCCATCATGTTCAATGTCTGCTGTTGCCCCCTTTCATTCTCAGCTACCTGCATTGATTAGTGAATGACCTAGAGTTTCAGTAAGTTATATACAGTGTAGATCTTTTATGTAGAGGTCACATGCATTTTTCTTCAGTGATGAAGATATACTACTTACTTTGTTCCTCAAGTACAAGTTGTCATTCTGCAGCTCCATTTCCTGAAAAGGACTCATCTTGTAACTTAAGTATTTTGATgccaaaaaaaagaggaaaaaataGCAAGAAAATGATGCTATTGTTTTGATGTATTACCCTTCTCTGCATGTACTCAATTTCAGCACAGAGCAATTCATTCTGCAGGTAATGTAAAGCTCAGTAGTTAGAGAAACAAAATATTT from Lolium rigidum isolate FL_2022 chromosome 4, APGP_CSIRO_Lrig_0.1, whole genome shotgun sequence encodes the following:
- the LOC124647306 gene encoding trifunctional UDP-glucose 4,6-dehydratase/UDP-4-keto-6-deoxy-D-glucose 3,5-epimerase/UDP-4-keto-L-rhamnose-reductase RHM2-like; this translates as MASTSAAPAPAPEKYVPKSILITGAAGFIASHVANRLVRDHPSYRVLALDKLDYCASLSNLAPALASPNFRFVRGDVASADLVLHLLLGERVDTVMHFAAQTHVDNSFGNSLEFTKNNVIATHVLLEACRRAGPGAVRRFVHVSTDEVYGETDSDAAVGNHEASQLLPTNPYSATKAAAEMLVMAYARSYGLPAITTRGNNVYGPQQFPEKLVPKFILLAMRGGPLPVHGDGSHARSYLYCEDVAEAFDVVLHRGQIGSVYNIGTTRERRVIDVARHICGMFGLNPAEAIRTVSDRPFNDHRYFIDDQKLKALGWSERTPWEVGIKKTADWYIKHGNEWWGDVSGALLPHPRMLTPQQSFDSASMTNFDFN